In Cyanobacteriota bacterium, the genomic stretch CATCCTGTTTTGGTAGCTTTTATACCTCAAGCCCTGCCTTCCTAAAGCTTCCTATGGTGAGAAGAGGGACAAGGAACAATCAAGCCCGCAAGTTTAGTGGGCACGTCTCAATGAGTTTGCACGTCTTAATGAGGTTGGTTGATAAACGTTAATCCCAACGCTAGCAGGTTTTCTACAACAGGAACCTAGCCAAAATCGGTAGTACCGTTCCAAAAACTGTGACCTAGATTGCCCTATGGTTAGGCAGGTGCATTCCACTTGTGTAGCCCTCGCCCTAAATCCCTCTCCCAAGCAGGGAGAGGGACTTCTAATCCGGATCCTCTTCTCCCAACCCCCGTTCGCGGGGGGCTAGGGGGGCTGGGAGTTGAGGGCTTATTTGCGTAAGTGGGATGCACCCCGGTTAGGCTGCTATTGCCCTAGGATAATTACATCGCTAGTTTGAAGTAAAGTTTGTATAAAAGTATAAAGAGCAACCTATGAAGAGCACTGTAACCATGAGCACGTGCTGTCTTGGTTGAGGAACGCTATTCAGCTAGCTGGTTGCTAGACAAAACTCTTGAAACTCCTATTCTCTTGTGGGTTGTTAGCGACAGCGTAAATCAACAAAACATAGGCTGGTGTTGGGTTTCACATTATTCAACTCAGCCTGTAAAAAGATTCTGTTAGTCAACCAGATTTAACTAGTCAGATTAACTAGTCACAAGTTATTCGAGGGTGCCATGACGACTAGCCACAGTGGTATTACGTGTTGCCTGTCCGTTATGTTGGTGTTGAACTCATCCCATCAGTATTAAAGGTAAGTTAAAGGTAATGCTCTATGCTTGCTGATGATGGCGTTAAGCCCAACTCTGCTGGGTCAATGTACTTCCTGGTTTGTGGTTTAGGAAGCCTGGGGCAATATTGCGTCACAAAGTTAAAGGAATTTGGTGTGCAGGTAGGTGCGATTGACGCAGTTCAACCTGTCTATTGGCAAATCCCTGGCTTATCAAGCCTATTGGACTATCTTGTCATAGGCGACTGTCGCCAGCCAGAAGTCCTCATCAAGGCTAATATTCACGCTTGTCGTTCAGCTCTAGTTGTTGCTAGTGATGAGCGGATTAATCTCGACACAGCCTTTGCCATTCGCTTGCTCAATCCCCATGTGCGCCTAGTGGTTCGTTCTTCTAAGCAAAACTTAAATGAGCTGTTAGAAAAACAGTTGGGAAATTTTGTTGCTCTAGAACCAATGCAGTTGCCTGCCCCTGCCTTTGCGATCGCAGCCCTAGAGAGCGATATCCAAGGCATCATCAACCTAGACGAGCACCTACTCCGCATCGTTCGATACCATATGGATAGTAACCATCCCTGGTGTCATCATCGCTGCATCCATGAACTCAATGGTCGTCACCGTCGGATTCTCAGCCACAGCCCAAGGTCAGCCGAATTACCGAAGGAATTTTATAGCTGGGATCCTGAAGCCAGGGTACAAGCCGGAGATGTCATAACCTGTGTTGAAGTAACCCATCGGTTGACTGACCAGCTAGCCGCCACTAGTGGACAATCAACCCCTCTACAGCCATCGGTGTCATCACAGCCACCCTTAAACCAGCCTCCGAGGAGAGTTAGTCAAGCGAATAACAGACAACAACTAACTCCATGGTTTTGGCAACAGCGCGTCGGACGATGGCTACAGATCTTTTGGCAAGCTACAGCCCAACAACAGTCCAAGCGAGTCGCACTGATTATGGGAATCACAGTGCTGACGTTAATCATTGCAGGTACAACTGTCTTAAAGGCAGCCCATCCTCAGGAAAGTTGGCTAAAGGCTCTGTACGTCACGGGTGTCATGCTGTTGGGATCCTACGACATCGTATTTGGAGCCTTGGATCCTGCCGACACAATCCCCCTGTGGATGCGATTTATGAATCTGTTCTACATGCTGATGGGAACGGCTGCTACGGCTGTTCTGTTTGCACTGCTGACGGAAAGTTTGTTGGCAGCTAAGTTTCAACTCCCCAATCGCCGCCCACCTTTGCCCACCCACAACCATGTTGTGCTGATTGGGCTTGGACGCTTAGGCCAACGCATTGCCGCCTTATTGCAAAAACTGCAACAGCCACTAGTTGTTGTCAGCAGTCATGTGCCTGATGACACGATCTTGCCCCAGATACCGATCGTGGTAGAGGACTTAACGGCTGCTCTTGAGCGAGTGAACCTTGCCACCGCCAAGAGTGTTGTAGTTACTACCGACGACGAAATGCTGAACCTAGAGATTGGATTAAGGGTAAAAGCAACAAACCCTGCCGCAGGCTTAGTGATTCGCACCTTCGATCCCCAATTTAGTGACAACTTAGCCCAACTGTTGCCCGAGGCAGATGTAATGTGTGTGTATGCCCTCGCTGCTGAAGCATTTGCAACGGCTGCCTTTGGTGAAAATATTCTCACCCTACTCCGCTGGAATGATCAAACAGTGTTGGTTGTGGAATATACCATTCAGCCCGACGAGCCGATTAAAGGCTTGCTACTAGCCGAAGTTGCCTATGGCTACGGTGTTGTGCCTATCTTGCATCGAGGGATTGATCAACCAGAGGCTCGGTTGATGCCATCGGACGATACCGTATTGGAAGTTGGCGATCGTCTAGTCGTCTTAGCCACACCTAGCAGTCTACATTGCATTGAACAACGGGCCATGAAACCGCGCACTTGGCAGATTTACATCGATCGCGTCGCCTTCCGTGATAGTACGTTTGAAGGAGCTAGAATCATCACCCGCATCACAGGCTGTAGCATGACTCTAGCCACTCAGGTAATGGATCAAGTGCCTACCATACTCCCAATTAACCTATATCAGCAGCAAGCCCAGCGCCTAATGCGAGAGCTACTCAAATTTCGCGTGATGTCGCACTTAGTACCCTGTGCACCACCAGACTCTCTATCCATTAACCAGCATCAAACATTACATTAGTGTTCTCTATGCTAGTATGCTCGTGGCTGATGGCTTTGAGTCTCAATCAGGGCTATACCTGAACATTGCCTGTTAGAGGACAAGCGTCTAATCGTCGAGCAGCAAATCCAAGGAAAATTGCTGTGGCATACAATGGTGGACATTTCTGTTGCACGATTCTGTTGCACGATAGGTATGTTCAGAGGAAAACCATAGATGCCCGTTAACTTCGATAGCATTATCAGCACTTCAAATTCTGAAGCAAACTTTTTAAGGATTTTTGAAAATGCGTTTTCTCAACAAGACCAGCCACTGCTCGAAGCGCATCGAACAATTCTCACAGCCTGCTACCAAAATCCAGGACTTTCTCCAACCCTAAAAGCCGATACACCAGAAGCATTAGCCAAGGCTTGGTTAAAAAAGTATAACGATAGTTATGAAAATCGAATTTCAAGGCGAATCTCACGAATCCCAGGCACAGTTGCCGATCCAATCGTTAGTGTCATTATCAATGCCCGATTGACAGGACTAACAACAGAACATCTTGAGCTAATCAAATATGCCCATAGGCTATCAATGTCTGCCGAAAATATTCAAGGATTACTACTAGAGGAATTTCTAGCTGGGCAACTTGCTGATTATGGTTGGTACTGTTGTTGGGGAGACTTGGTTCGGCACGTAGATTTTTGTAATGTCGATGGTTCTCTCTTGCAGGTCAAAAATCGTAGCAACTCGGAAAACAGTTCATCGTCTAAAGTCCGAATTAATCGGCCCATTGAAAAATGGTATCGAGTTGATGCCAGAACAGGTTCCTATCGATGGTCTGACTTCAACAATAGGTACAACACGAATCGCTTTTCAGAAGAAAACTTTGTTATCTTTGTTCAACAGGTTCTAATCCGCAATCCAGATGCCTTAGCCATTGAAGTAAACAATCCTTGGAAGGATTTGTCAGATTCATCAAACTAAGTTGAGGCATAGTTGTTTTGCTGAAGATTCTTCCAAACAACCCATATCCTGCATCCAACTGACATCATCGGTTTTATGATAGCGAGAATACGGAAAGTCTGGATAGGTAATAGGCTGTTCACCCCTCAGATGAGATAGCAACATCCTAGCGATCGCTCTTCCTAGAGAGCACGGTACGGCATTACCAACTTGCCGATATTGATCAAGTAACGTACCTGCAATCATCCAATCGTCTGGAAATTCTTGAATACGCTTATATTCTTCAATACTCAGGGGTCTATCCTCTTCTGGATGGGCCAGATCTGTTGCAGGCATCGCTGGATGAGTAACTAATGTCGGGGCGGGTTTATCCCAAGCTAGCCTGCGGTAAAAACCCGTCTTTCCGCCTCCTGCATGATAGGAAGCTCCTAGCGCCTCTTGGTGTAGTTCTTCTGGTAAGTCTCGCCAGTATTGTCCAGGTTTCAACAACCTGTAATACTTGAGCCGTTTCTCAGGAAACTTGACAAAGTGATGTCCAGTCTTGGGAAGACCCTCTAAGGCTTCTCGTAAACTTTTCCAGGTTGGCAGCCCGTATAGACCCTTTTCTGAATGTGTAGGTGTGAGGTAGGGAAGCTTTTCTCCCTCACGACTACAAGCAATGACAACCCTTTCCCGTTGCTGTGGTGAGCCGAAGTTAGCAGCATTGTACAAATTAAAGGAGATGCTATATCCGGCCTCCCTGAGTCGTTGAGTAATAAAACGTAGAGCGCCACCTCTTTGTTCATCCTGAGACAAGGGTGGGAAATTTTTCCCTCGCATTTCATGCGGTCTATGCTTCAACGGAGCAGACAATAACCCTCGAACATTTTCAATGACTGCAAATCTCGGTTTAAGCTCAGTGATTAAGTCGATAAATGTCAAAAAAACATTGCCACGTTCATCATTAAATCCTTGGCGCTTTCCTGCACTGCTAAAGGCTTGGCATGGTGGTCCGCCAACGATAACATCAATCTCATCGGTCGAACTTAGTCCTGCCTTTGCTCGAATTTCTGCGGCTGAGTAATCCCGAATATCCCCAATCAGCGCTATATCTGGTCGATTGATTTCAATCGTTTTGCGAGCGGCTGCATCAATTTCACAAGCAAGTAGTACTTGGATGCCTTCTTTTTCTAGTCCCAAGTCCAAACCCATGCAGCCAGAGAAAAAACTCAAGGCTTTTAGTTCAGGTTTGCTAAATGAACGTCGCCCATGATCAGGAACTCTTAAACTTAGATTGTCTCCTTTGACACGGTAGCCCTGAACAGATTCTGATGCTACGATCCATCGACTACTAATCTTTTCCCCACTGATTTCACCATGTCGGA encodes the following:
- a CDS encoding NAD-binding protein, coding for MLADDGVKPNSAGSMYFLVCGLGSLGQYCVTKLKEFGVQVGAIDAVQPVYWQIPGLSSLLDYLVIGDCRQPEVLIKANIHACRSALVVASDERINLDTAFAIRLLNPHVRLVVRSSKQNLNELLEKQLGNFVALEPMQLPAPAFAIAALESDIQGIINLDEHLLRIVRYHMDSNHPWCHHRCIHELNGRHRRILSHSPRSAELPKEFYSWDPEARVQAGDVITCVEVTHRLTDQLAATSGQSTPLQPSVSSQPPLNQPPRRVSQANNRQQLTPWFWQQRVGRWLQIFWQATAQQQSKRVALIMGITVLTLIIAGTTVLKAAHPQESWLKALYVTGVMLLGSYDIVFGALDPADTIPLWMRFMNLFYMLMGTAATAVLFALLTESLLAAKFQLPNRRPPLPTHNHVVLIGLGRLGQRIAALLQKLQQPLVVVSSHVPDDTILPQIPIVVEDLTAALERVNLATAKSVVVTTDDEMLNLEIGLRVKATNPAAGLVIRTFDPQFSDNLAQLLPEADVMCVYALAAEAFATAAFGENILTLLRWNDQTVLVVEYTIQPDEPIKGLLLAEVAYGYGVVPILHRGIDQPEARLMPSDDTVLEVGDRLVVLATPSSLHCIEQRAMKPRTWQIYIDRVAFRDSTFEGARIITRITGCSMTLATQVMDQVPTILPINLYQQQAQRLMRELLKFRVMSHLVPCAPPDSLSINQHQTLH
- a CDS encoding SinI family restriction endonuclease; translation: MPVNFDSIISTSNSEANFLRIFENAFSQQDQPLLEAHRTILTACYQNPGLSPTLKADTPEALAKAWLKKYNDSYENRISRRISRIPGTVADPIVSVIINARLTGLTTEHLELIKYAHRLSMSAENIQGLLLEEFLAGQLADYGWYCCWGDLVRHVDFCNVDGSLLQVKNRSNSENSSSSKVRINRPIEKWYRVDARTGSYRWSDFNNRYNTNRFSEENFVIFVQQVLIRNPDALAIEVNNPWKDLSDSSN
- a CDS encoding DNA cytosine methyltransferase, which translates into the protein MATQYLSVKETSEVLDCSEQYVRQLLRHGEISGEKISSRWIVASESVQGYRVKGDNLSLRVPDHGRRSFSKPELKALSFFSGCMGLDLGLEKEGIQVLLACEIDAAARKTIEINRPDIALIGDIRDYSAAEIRAKAGLSSTDEIDVIVGGPPCQAFSSAGKRQGFNDERGNVFLTFIDLITELKPRFAVIENVRGLLSAPLKHRPHEMRGKNFPPLSQDEQRGGALRFITQRLREAGYSISFNLYNAANFGSPQQRERVVIACSREGEKLPYLTPTHSEKGLYGLPTWKSLREALEGLPKTGHHFVKFPEKRLKYYRLLKPGQYWRDLPEELHQEALGASYHAGGGKTGFYRRLAWDKPAPTLVTHPAMPATDLAHPEEDRPLSIEEYKRIQEFPDDWMIAGTLLDQYRQVGNAVPCSLGRAIARMLLSHLRGEQPITYPDFPYSRYHKTDDVSWMQDMGCLEESSAKQLCLNLV